CCATCATGGAGCCTATCATCAACGTCTTCCACCCTCTCCTTGATATCCCCCATTGAACTCTCGAGAGTGACGACGCGATCCTCTAAAGCAGACAATATGTCCCTTGAGCGACTGGCTTtcctagccctcccacgggtctccactccctcaacttcttttgacatctttcaacggtggcttcgaaccttagctctgataccaactgtcacggacttagagttttcccacgcgatccgtgcggccttaggcagtttctctgctcaaaacgcctaagtcagcctaacttgtaacaaaaaaaagattcagcagcaAAAACGCCCAAATCAACTTCACttgcaacaataaaggattcaatagaattcccttaagattttcacgaagaacagcggaagaacgaagtaagaacgagccttgaaagatgaacaaaagcaagaacacttgagagaaaagtttgagtgaatactctcaaaattcttattaataactcCATGAAtctacaatgagcaaagaggtctctatttatagttgagcctcacagtatatcaatagctataattaaaagctgaatacaattagaactctaagcttacaTAACCAACTATGtacaaatagaactctaagattccataattatatcttctagaacacttcccatttctatcaggctcttgagatgggcttttaatctttcaaatcaccgggccagtttggttgggccagtttggttggcctaaatgacctccctcgaacacgatggatcgcaccagtttgtcatggttgcgagcaccgacgcgcaacccatgacactttCACCTAGATTGGAACTAGACGATTTCTTGATCTTTTTCTGGGGGTTTTACACTTATATTTCCCAATCTAGGGTGATAGGCTGATATAGCTATCGAGGGATTTTTTCGTTCAATCATGACCATCAAATTTGACTGAACAAATTAGGACCACTGTATAAAAGCCAATGTTGAGCCGCGGATAAAGGATCATATGAATATGGTCCTAATCTAAAGGGTTTTTTTAGAgaaagaataaaacaaaaaagtAATATGGGTGGACCATAATCACAGTTATGTTAAACCATCCAGTCCAGTATGTAGACTTGGGCGAGTCGACATCTTAGTCCTGAGACTCCAATGTCATCTATACGTATAATTTGTCTATGGGCTAAGTTGGTACAAGTACATCAATTTGAGTCCATTTACAAATATGGCCACTACTAATACCATAAAATGCCATTGAAAAAAAATGTACTCTCCATCAAcgatcaaaatacaacaatttaaACTAACAAGGTTATATTGATAAGAtacattaaagttttaaaaatgatcTCGTTAAAAATAATCACAaatcttaaatataaatataaagagtaaaacaaacatgaaaaatataaaaataaaataaaattttataatcaatCCGAGGTCTTGTGTAGTTTGTCATTTTAATTCATCAATGATgagtatcatatatatatatatctgtgtcCCGAAACAccattttttaattactttttcagaTATTTAGAGAATAAGTTTAATACTTATGTCAAACTTTatttttaagaagaaaaaaaaagaacacatgTACTAAACGAGTATCGATGACTAGAAGCATTTTTTTGAGTAAGAATGTAAATGGGGAAATTTAAGTACAATGAATCTCGTTGATTAAGGGGTTAAGATGAATACGAGGATCCGGCTTTACTACTTCTGCGGCACCAGAACAGAACAAAAATTATTTGCTTCTACGTTCAGCTGTCGGTCAGGGAACAGTTTTCACTTTTCAAGAGGGAAGAATATGAAATTCGTGAGGCATGAAATCTTCACTTGGCCTATAGCATTTGTCTGGGGAATACAAGCTTAAGTTAGAGACCTGGCTAGTGTAAAGACATGCAAATCTCTCAACCTGCGTCGTGCCAAGCGTAAAGCAAATTATCAGTGATAATAACAAGTACTAACGATACAGTAATCTAGGCAGTTTTCTCAGATCCTTCAGAAACTGCATCCAAAGCTAATAGTATTGGTACCTGATGAGCAAAGCGAGAGTTCTGATAGCCAGTCTTCATGAGTTGCCCCCAGGTCTTATGGAACTGTTTCGTAATAAAATAGTCATTGAAAGTATCTTTATTCAAAGGTTGCATAAGCCTGATAGCCCCCTTAACGTCTCGAAATAATCTAAGGATATAGAAAAGTTTCTTCTACCTTTTGGTGATAATCTCCTTGAGCCTGTTGATGAGCGAGACGCACTTGATCTCTTTGCGACTGTTAAAAGAgagaattgaaaataaaatcattAGAAAGCTTCAAGTCATCCATCTGGCACTACATAAAACAGATCAAGGTCAAATGGTCTAACCTCCAATTCACCCAGACTTGAAATCATATTCTGCTTTTCATCATCACCAAGACTTTCAAATCTAAATAACAAGAATGCAACTCTCTTTACTCAAAAGAGAACCAATGGAACcaaaccaaaaaataataaccAAAAATTACAAAAGCAAAGATGAAAATTCTCCCTTGTACTAAAGATTTGATGCAATCAAGTAGAAATTAATAAGAAATCAAATCCAGGGTTTCGATATTAATTTGTCATGTCCattatgtgtgacacacggagaAGGGTAGTGAATCTTATGCATCATTCAAGGGTAGTGATACTGATGACATCAgttttaatgataaaataagtaCGTACTTGAGAGACCACTTCAAATGATGAACTCGGTCTTCAACAAGATCACGCTCATTCCTCAACAACCTTAGTTGCTGCATGGAAGTACATGTATTAGTTGCAAGGAATTAAAATACTATGATAAACAGGACCGTTAGTAAGAACTCTCATGCTTTAAAACTTCTACATTTTTTGTGCAGATTTCCCCTCAAAACTTATTAAACAGTTAGAAGGACCATGAGAAAATATAGATATAGATTAACAAATTACCAATCAAGAAAAAAGCAACATGCAAACTGTTCTTCACTAATGTGTTATTACAACAAACTCTTCCTAATAAATTAGAATTTTACAATAAATTATCCAAACAGtatgatatgaaattgaaatatcaTGATCAATATCTCAGTTTAACATCATATTCAACATGTAAACCCACCTTTCGCGTATCTCTTAATTCCCAAAGCAATTCAACCTCCCTCTCAAGCTCTGGAACAACAAGCATCGTTCTCCATCCTAATCATTGACAAATTACAGAATTAAAAGCGCCCCATGCACCAAAAGAAACAAGGTTGTTAACATCTTGCGCAAAAATACATTATTAGCTCATTTTAAAGGCAATGATCATCGTGAAACTACTGATGAGAATTAATGAAGAAATATAGGAAACTCGATGACACAAGGAATATTAAGTTCCCAAAAGCACAATGAAATCATGAGAAAATATTGCATACTTATACAGCAAAAATAAGAACTAATATTGTCTAATTTTTTTCTGGCATAAACATTGCCTTCGATTCGGGATTTTATTGTTCCTATATTCTATTGCTTTTCAAGCGTTGAATATAGTTCACTGAATACTTGCAGTCtaggcaaaagaaaaagaagaagaaaaattagAGTCATAATTCCATCTAACCGTGCTGCATTAATACTACAAACCACTTCATAATCCATAGACCAATATATATTAGAATTGTCTCGTTCAGATAGGTTCAAAGGTCCAATCTAACaagattaaattaaacaaaaacaagaaatttaacTTCTACATCAAAAAGGGGAAAGGAGAACAAGGATATAAATTCATACCGAGAACCTTCTTGCTGCGCAAAATATCTCCATAGATATGATCCCCAACATAGAGAACCTAATAGAAGCATAAAACTAATTAGATTATAAAAGACAACAGAGTAATTATTATGGAATTCAACAAGCCAAAGATACAATGATCAAAATGGAACAACTTAAGAAGTTAACAAGAATCACCTGTGTACTTGACTCGATAGAAAGCAACTTATGTAGATGACCAACACTGCCTCCCTGACAAGTTTGCAGAaactttaattgaaataaaactccactattttaaattttaataatagatAATATTCAAAATACCTGGAAAACTCGGTATCTTTTGTTTAATCCCTTCGGCAGCATTTTTGGTGAAGTACTTCCCACCTAATATCAAAGTTATGTTTAAATCATCAACTGACAATTAGACAGAATGAGGAAAGTATATTTTACCCAACCTGAGGCATAGGAGTGCCATTGTCAGTATTGAGGAGCATTCCAGACTCGGGTTCAACCTCAAAAATATTGGCACGATTGTCTTCAAGGAAGAAGCCAGGTTTTGCGCTGCATGAATACTTCCATTTTCAGCACGAGAAATCAAAGGATAGAACAGATAACATGTACCATagatattaaataaaatcaaagagtAACTCTAGGATCATGTTAAACTAGGTTGAAATGAATTCACAACTCCAAATGATGAAAGGTCAAAAAGCATCAACATTTAGAATCAATAATACGAAATAAAAGAGCATGCCTGCCAGTGATGACAACATCAAAATATTGGAGCCAATCAAACTTGCATGTAATACCACCATCCAACGTATGCCATGCACAGAGAAAATTCATTACAATATTTGTGTAGTCCCATAAACTGCAAGAGATTCAATCAAGTATCAAATGATTGTTCTGCACAACCTTTTAGAAATGGAAGTCAGAAAGGCAAAAAAGAAAGCCTTGAGAATCATTAAGTATGAAAGCAAAACCATTAGTAGGATAGGTATAAAATGTTACTTTTCCAACTTAGGGatattttattagaaaaaaaaaagaggacaaGAAAAATTGCATTGAATCCCATATTACCTTTGCCTAAACAATTAGATTCTAAAATCACCAAGGAAATATACCTATTTGTCACCAAGAAAGTTAAACGGCCAGAATTCCTCAGCATTTTGAGCATAGGTACTATAGAAGTGTCCTCATTGATATATcttgaaaaaaaagggaaaataaatacATGAAAACCACTTCAAGATGCACTATAACAATATCTTCAAACAAAGATAAATTTTCCCATGTGAATTTAAATGGAATTCAGAACCGTTCTTAAACTTAGTGGtaatctaaataataaaataatgcctCTTTTCAACTTACCTTTTAGGATCCTTTGCAACCACTTGCTTTAAGGTTCCATCCCGGTGGCACAAATCAACTGCAGCCCGTACATCTTTGTACATGCGACGGTAACTGAAAGAATCGTTTATAGCTGGCACTGGTTAATATACAGAACCTGATAAAAGGAATTAAGATCTACATACTTAGTAATTCCAAGTATATGTTAATAGTTCAGCATCAAAACAATAGAGTTTGTTCATTAAATTCAAGTTCAGAAACTACATAGGTAAACTTGGATCACATCTAAATTCCAACCACGATGTACTGTTTTCAAACTTGATATGATCTTAAATGCCTCTACCAGCATGGACTACCAATTGCACTGATGGGACTAAATGGCCTATTGatcataaccaaaaaaaaaaagaaaaaaaagaaaagaggaaattaaTTTCTTACTCAGCACCCTCTGGAACTTTTCCAGGATTATTGTCCCTCAAATCAACAAGTTGAGCAAACAAGTACGCTTCAGCTAGTGAAAATAGTGTATCAATAAGAGCATAATCTGGCTCATCAAAGGAATCCCGTATGAATGTATTTCCGTAGGTGCCAACTTTATCTTCCTTGGACAACTCTCTGAATCCATGGTATGctactttcacatatttatgtcGATCCATCTATAAAAGGCACAACCATGAATacaaatcatattcaagaaaAGTAGATGAGAGAGAGAGATAAATATTCCATTAACTTGGCTATGGAGAAACTACAGCAGAAATAAATGGATCGACCTTTAAAATGTTGCCTCTCTTTTTGTCAAGAACCAAACCTCTAACCATGTATTTCCAATCAAACGTCCACTCTAGTAACTGCATTAAAATTTGTCCTTATCAGCATGCTTGCACATACCACTCAAACTTAGGAAAATTTTTCTTGGCTGATGTAAAATATGTCGAAAGTTGACAAACCTCTTGAGGATAGCCCAAATCATACACCAATTTTCTTACTGTGCCTTCATACGCAAGGGACTCAAACGTCTCAGGCTTGTATTGTGCTAGGGTATAATCCATATCAAATCCAATAGCAACAATATTCCTCATATTCAATGATCTGTTGCAGAAAATTTGTTTTCCTATATCAATTCGAGATCCACCTTCAAGAGATGACCATATATGTGGTTTCTCACCACCATGAGATTGTAATACTTTGTCACTTAACATAGTCCTGTCACTATGGTCCATTGAGTAGAAACAGTGTGGCTGTTTTGCCCCTGGATAGATTAGCTGGGAGAAAACCGGATTAGCATTAATGTTAATTATAGAGTCCAACCGGTAACATGAAGCAGTCCTCATGTCCCAGAGGAATAAATTTACTCCAAGTGCTGTGAGTAGAATGAGCATTGGTCTGCTTTATGTTGAAAATCATTTTAGATGACATCATACGGGATTGGTCAGGTTCATGTGAGACTGCAAGTTTTAGAACATAGAAACCAAATGGATGACATATATTAACTTGTTCCACACGACATCATGCATTGTTCCTAATAAATTAGTATAAATTCCAAGTATccggtacttaattttttttttctttctgaaaactcaatttcattaagtaGCTATAACAAATTTCAGAACATCTGCTATTTCCATCATATTAAAGAAGTTactaatcaataaaaataaacagtGAGGTTTCCTATAGACGACTAGACAGAAACTTGACAGCTTACTTCAGGAGCCAAATAAAAATTATCACGTAGTGAACCATGTTAATTTCTGAAACAAAGAATCTTTGAACATATGCTCCAAGTAACACCTAAATCTCCAATTTATCAATCAAAACTAACAAAAGTCACGTAACAAACAATTTCCCCAAACTCAACCACaaccaaaaaaggaaaattagctcAAATGCAACATGCAAATAGCAGGTGAgagaaaacaaacaaataaataaagattaaaaCAGTAACTGGTAACCTGCAGCGCTGATAGCTTTTAACTTTGGCGGGAAACCCAGAGAAGAAGCGAAGAAACCGGGAAGAAGAAAGGAGGAGGAAAGTCACGGGAGCGGGAAAAGGCaattggtattttgggaattcGCAAGGTGGATTTAAACAGACATCTCAAGAACGAGTGGAAGTGATAAAAACAGTGAAATTAATTTCGATGCtttaaaaagaaaaggggaaTGTACAGTTACAAGTTGACAAAGGAAGTTGCAACTGAAACAAAACAACGAGCCAAACAATTGAATTGAGCTAATTCCTTTGTTTgcttcaagaaaaaggaaaacaaaagaaGGATTATTTATTCTAGTATGGAATTTGCCATCAGAACTGGATTCATTTTTATTCATCCATGATGGATGGTGAATGGAATATGGTAAAAAATAGCGAGGGAAGATGCGGGAGGGGAAATTAATATGCCTGATTTCAGTTCTTAGCCTTCACTCCACCCCGGAGAAATCGAAACACTGTAGGAAAACATTCAGGCAAACAAATTAGTTAGTGAAGATGGAGTGACACGTGGcatcactataaaacaaaactTGGATAATGTCTTTATGGTGGATTATAGATTTAGTACTGGCCCCGGTAGCCTTAATTCTATActtaattaaagtaataaattaTTGGTAActaacacactaaattaatagtaaatttaggttttgatgattcattttaaaaaattataaaatgattattgcattttttagaagtttttatttagggtgtaaattatttgaatttttttttgttactgggtcgttaagtttttattaaaaaaaatttggctaGCGAGCTTTAAACTACAATTAGGCAATTGATATATTAGATTAGTACCAATCAAAGAACATACCATAGGTTCAAATCAATCTAATGGTTAGTGTTgaagatattaaaaaaaatttgtttcgaTTTTAGTTTGCAGATTTGTGCCATTCGAACTATTTCATAAAAAACttagggtaaactatacaaatggtcactcaactataCTTGTGTTCCTGTTTTGTCACttgacattaaaaattttcaatttagacacTAAAGTTGAATTCATTCTAGTTTTGATCACTCGCAGTTAAATCGATAACGAAAAGcctttttttaattgatataataacacatttagtcctcaacaattacatattctattaattttatcctaattctaaataatttaataaatttaaccttcatatttataaattttatcaatttgatccttaaactTCCTAACCAAGACTTTCAGCTTTTAAAACAGAAGTATTCCACATCTATTACTTGTTTTATTTATGGTtgaaattattcaattcaatacataatcatttttgtttatatttttaaaaagttattgttagaaattaactaaatatcattgaaaaaaataaaaaatacaaatttaaaaatacaatatataataaaattgtataaataatttaatatctataaaaaataaattttcactcTAACTtgcataattttagttttaattaatttgataaatgatttGACACTGAATCAAATTATTAGTAATATGTATTGTTTATTgtggatttaaaatttaaaaataaataaaacacgtAATAATCTCTTAAtcagtttataaaattaaaaaaaactcattatCAATATAACAAAaggaaattcaattaattcttttacatttttttcttatgaaatttaaatgttcatacttttttcttttataatcatTTATTGAATATTTGGATTTTTTAAAGCCATATTTTTTAACTctgaatttaattttcaatatcaATAGTCAACTTTGAAGACTATTTTTATGTACCTTAAAAAGGAATATCATACAAT
The sequence above is drawn from the Gossypium hirsutum isolate 1008001.06 chromosome A05, Gossypium_hirsutum_v2.1, whole genome shotgun sequence genome and encodes:
- the LOC107960423 gene encoding 5'-nucleotidase domain-containing protein 4 isoform X1, which codes for MDHSDRTMLSDKVLQSHGGEKPHIWSSLEGGSRIDIGKQIFCNRSLNMRNIVAIGFDMDYTLAQYKPETFESLAYEGTVRKLVYDLGYPQELLEWTFDWKYMVRGLVLDKKRGNILKMDRHKYVKVAYHGFRELSKEDKVGTYGNTFIRDSFDEPDYALIDTLFSLAEAYLFAQLVDLRDNNPGKVPEGADYRRMYKDVRAAVDLCHRDGTLKQVVAKDPKRYINEDTSIVPMLKMLRNSGRLTFLVTNSLWDYTNIVMNFLCAWHTLDGGITCKFDWLQYFDVVITGSAKPGFFLEDNRANIFEVEPESGMLLNTDNGTPMPQVGSTSPKMLPKGLNKRYRVFQGGSVGHLHKLLSIESSTQVLYVGDHIYGDILRSKKVLGWRTMLVVPELEREVELLWELRDTRKQLRLLRNERDLVEDRVHHLKWSLKFESLGDDEKQNMISSLGELESQRDQVRLAHQQAQGDYHQKFHKTWGQLMKTGYQNSRFAHQVERFACLYTSQVSNLSLYSPDKCYRPSEDFMPHEFHILPS
- the LOC107960423 gene encoding cytosolic purine 5'-nucleotidase isoform X2 — protein: MRNIVAIGFDMDYTLAQYKPETFESLAYEGTVRKLVYDLGYPQELLEWTFDWKYMVRGLVLDKKRGNILKMDRHKYVKVAYHGFRELSKEDKVGTYGNTFIRDSFDEPDYALIDTLFSLAEAYLFAQLVDLRDNNPGKVPEGADYRRMYKDVRAAVDLCHRDGTLKQVVAKDPKRYINEDTSIVPMLKMLRNSGRLTFLVTNSLWDYTNIVMNFLCAWHTLDGGITCKFDWLQYFDVVITGSAKPGFFLEDNRANIFEVEPESGMLLNTDNGTPMPQVGSTSPKMLPKGLNKRYRVFQGGSVGHLHKLLSIESSTQVLYVGDHIYGDILRSKKVLGWRTMLVVPELEREVELLWELRDTRKQLRLLRNERDLVEDRVHHLKWSLKFESLGDDEKQNMISSLGELESQRDQVRLAHQQAQGDYHQKFHKTWGQLMKTGYQNSRFAHQVERFACLYTSQVSNLSLYSPDKCYRPSEDFMPHEFHILPS